A stretch of DNA from Lotus japonicus ecotype B-129 chromosome 4, LjGifu_v1.2:
CTGAGATCTATGATCTCCTGCTTGACCTCGACCATGGTGTTTTTGGGTGtgaaaggaggaggaggagtgaaGAGATGATGAAGGAAAATCAAGGCTGAGGTGCGGTTTATATAAAACTGGTTTGGCCTGGGAGAAGGAGTAAATGTGGTGAAAATGGGAAGTTGAACCGCTTTGAATGACTAAGGCTACAGGTTAGGGGTGGAATAATTACAAGATTGACAGTTTAGTGAGTGGACATTGGCTGTGAGGGGCGGTGATTTAGACCAAGCTTTGAGACTTTTCAAAGTAATTATGTCAAGAAAAAAACTGATATGCGTGCCATAATTTGGACTTTGACATACCTGTTGCTGCCAGACGTTACCACACATCAAATGTCTTTCAGAAATTCACTGGTGATGTAATGAATAAATTGATTTCCCAGAGGAATAGAGGCATATATGAAACGGTTTCATTAAGACCTTAAAACCCATTTAGACCAATCCACAATAACCTTGAGTAATTCAGATACACTAAGGGATTTGCagtgtcaaaaaaaaattaattttaaaaaaaacatcataaaTAATTTGGAAACTTTCATCATTAAGCAGGACAAGTAAGAACACTGCAAAACACTTGTAATTGAACCTGCTCTAACTAATCACTTGCAGCCCAACGAAAATAATTACATAATTTTTCACACTGCAAAACAACAACGAGTTAGGCATGACTTTGCACTCCAAAATAGTTCAAAATTGAGGGGATATGTGGTGGGCGTCCTAACAGGGGATGACTGCCTTTTTCATGGTtgcaaaacaaaaagaaaatgaaggacaTAGTGAAGAAGACTTGATCCTCCGTTTAAGGGGATATATGGTGGGAGTCCCTTTATGGGATTGGCTTGTCTATTCTTCTTCAATTGAATACTGAAAAGCATGGACCCCTCATAAATTTGTTGACTGACGGGTAGGTAAGAGAAAAATCGTGTTTGTCTTGTTATGGTTTGTTGAGGGCAACTTAGTGGGCCCTTTGAAGTCAAACAAATTAAATGGAGGGAAATATAAAATCCAGGAAGGAGGGAAACAGAAAATCCAGATGGAGGGAACTTGAAAGTAAATAAATTCAAAATACTCTCACAAATCATTTGGAGGGAAGTTGAAAGTAAATTACAAGGAGGGAGACGAAAATTCAGACTTGCAAACCCTAATTAAGTGAAAGGCACTTGATcctcaagattaataatgacggaagcctaattagtgttggagattaagtcaaaggcacTTGATCCTCACGGAGAGTGTttgagattaagtcaaaggcacttgaacctcacggatagtgttggagattaagtcaaaggcacATGAACCTTAAGATTAATAATGACAGAAGCCTAattagtgttggagattaagtcaaaggcacTTGATCCTCACGGatagtgttggagattaagtcaaaggcacTTGAACCTAACGGatagtgttggagattaagtcaaaggcacTTGATCCTCACGATTAATAATGACGGAAGCCTAattagtgttggagattaagtcaaaggcacTTGAACCTCACGGATAatgttggagattaagtcaaaggcacATGATcctcaagattaataatgacgAAAGCCTAATTAGTGTttgagattaagtcaaaggcacttgaacctcacggatagtgttggagattaagtcaaaggcacTTGAACCTCGAGATTAATAATGACGGAAGCCTAATTAGTGTttgagattaagtcaaaggcacttgaacctcacggatagtgttggagattaagtcaaaggcacATGAACCTTAAGATTAATAATGACGGAAGCCTAattagtgttggagattaagttaaaggcacttgatcctcaagattaataatgacgAAAGCCTAATTAGTGTttgagattaagtcaaaggcacTTGATCCTCACGGatagtgttggagattaagtcaaaggcacttgatcctcaagattaataatgacgAAAGCCTGATTAGTGTttgagattaagtcaaaggcacttgaacctcacggatagtgttggagattaagtcaaaggcacATGAACCTTAAGATTAATAATGACGGAAGCCTAATTAGTGTTGGAAATTAAGTCAAAGGCACTTGATCCTCACGGATAGTGTttgagattaagtcaaaggcacttgaacctcacggatagtgttggagattaagtcaaaggcacATGAACCTTAAGATTAATAATGATGGAAGCCTAattagtgttggagattaagtcaaaggcacTTGATCCTCACGGATAGTGTttgagattaagtcaaaggcacTTGAACCTAACGGatagtgttggagattaagtcaaaggcacTTGATCCTCACGATTAATAATGACGGAAGCCTAattagtgttggagattaagtcaaaggcacttgaacctcacggatagtgttggagattaagtcaaaggcacATGATcctcaagattaataatgacgAAAGCCTAATTAGTGTttgagattaagtcaaaggcacttgaacctcacggatagtgttggagattaagtcaaaggcacttgaacctcaagattaataatgacggaagcctaattagtgttggagattaagttaaaggcacttgatcctcaagattaataatgacgAAAGCCTAATTAATGTttgagattaagtcaaaggcacTTGATCCTCACAGatagtgttggagattaagtcaaaggcacttgatcctcaagattaataatgacgAAAGCCTAATTAGTGTttgagattaagtcaaaggcacTTGATCCTCACGGatagtgttggagattaagtcaatGGCACTTGATCCTCACGATTAATAATGACGGAAGCCTAATcagtgttggagattaagttaaaggtacttgaacctcacGGTTAGTCAAGTAGATTAAGTCAAAAACACTTGATCCTCGAGATGGGTAATGAAAAAAACCTAATTAGTCTTGGAGATTAATTCAACGGTTAGTTAATTAGATTAAGTCAAAGACAATATATCTTCTAATTAGCCATTGAGTTTATATCAACAACACTTCAACCTCACGGTTAGTCAATTGGATTAAGTACATGAAAGAATTAATAATTGAGATTAAGTTAAAGACACTTGATATTAAGAAGTAGTAATTGAGATTGTGTCAAACACATTTGATTATAAATTTCTAATTAGTTGTCATTGCTTGATACCATTGCATGATTCCCAAACCCTACCCAAACAAAGTTCCCTTCTCTGGTTACATTTTAccataaataaagaaaaaactaaCTACCCAAGCTAACACAACAACCACAATGGTGGAAAAGGCCAGATTCTTATTCATCATCTCACAATCAAGCTTCCTTTGAAGCTTGCTAATCTTGTTCTTGCTTTCCTCAAGTTTCCTATTTGTATCCTCCAATTTTGTCTTCAATTCTTCCAATTTCTTCTTCGAATCCTCCAATTCTGTCTGCAACGCATCAATACCTCCTTGTCTTGCTGAACCTAGTCCAACTTCATCATCCCACAAGAAGAATCCACAGTCCCTTTGTGTCTGAAAAAAAAGTGCAAGGTATTTTGTTGTGAAAAGTGAAGGATTTCAATGAATGgaatcaaattaaaattgacTGAAATTCAAATTATGTACAATTTTTTACCTTGAAATTCCTGCATCTCCAGAAATGTCTTCCTGGATTATCATTAGTATGGGATGTGAGGTACACAATGAGTTCACCACACGCACATATTCCTCCAGGAGGCATGGAGTATGTACCCGTAGAAGCACATGAACCAGAGGAACATGGCCTTCTCATGGTTGAGGAAGAGATTGAGTGAAAGAGGGGAAAAAATagaaggagatgaagaacaATTGGGTCTGATGAGGTGACAAAAGAGGAGGTGAGAGCTCACCCAAATTTAAAGggttatttaattaattgaGGGGCTTCATTACTAATCTGCATTAATCATGTAACTAATAAGGGAGTACTTGTCTGAAGGTCTAATTGGACAAACTAACTAGAGGAACTAACTTCCCTAACTGCATTCCTCACCTTAATTACTTGAGGAACTAACTACTTCGTTCACCCCACAATTGGTTACAGCAGATACTTTGCTTATACAGGTCTTCACGTGTTGGAGAGAATAAGAAGAATCACCAAATGGGAAAAATACTTTAAGATAATCTGAACCTTGCTTTTTGCCTTGGTTGTCAAAATAACCCGTTATAGTGAAAGTTTGTGAGGAACGATGGAACGATGCCTATGAACCTAAAGTTGTCATAATGCTTCCACAATTTGTATTGTCACAATCAGCAACCTGCTCAGGTCTGCTACTGTACTATTGAAAAGGTTTTCGTAATAAAAAATGCCAAGGTACAACAACGTTCGAAACCACAACTTGCCtccataaaaaatgaaaaaatggaAAGTCAAAGTAATTGGGAAGTTATAAATTGAACTGGCCGTAAGTTAATTTCATGATTAATGCAACATTGGTGTTTAGTGCCGGAGGAATGATGGAGGATTGAAGAAGTTAACAACTTCAACTCAAACTACTTTGTCAATGAGTATTAATGAATGATCTTTGTCTGTTCTTACTCATACTTGAAGTCAACCTAGTTCCATTTTTGGGTGTCAAGATCCTTGCATGAACCTTATGTTCTTCATGGAACACCCTTCTCATCATGATGTAATCATGAATCAACATTTTTCCATTACTCCCTTACTCCTATTATAAACAACATTAACACAAAATCAAATAATGAGTTTAAGCACATGTTGACATGATAAAGACAATTAGTGGAAAAGACAATCTCATTAGAAAAAAAAGCTACAACATAATTAcattaacaaataaataagGTTCAATCAAATGTGAATGGTGATTTGATTATAAAATGTCACTCAAATAAGTACAAGATTCAAGATTAAATGTAACTCAATTGAGTTTTTGGTCAAGGGTGTATTGTTGCCTATATATTTGTCCTTATGTCGAACCAAACAAATTCACATTGACCGGTCCTTTTTTTAATTCATGAAACCACACAACATACAAGGTTGGAATCTACCTAGTACAAATGGGATAGGGTGGCCACGCATCAACCCAACGTCAAATACATGGTTACATGCAATAAATGCATGCATGAAAGTAGAAACAAATGGTATCGTGCCTTCTAACCTATACTACTTTTTTTGTCATTCACTCACCATTGGCCTTAGTTAACATTTCCAAAATCCTTGCTTGTCTACGATTTAGTACACAAGCATTGGATGCCACATGTTCTTGTATAAGTAGATGGTACAACTAACCATTAACCTCttcattctcattctcactTACTAACTCAATCTCTGAACCTATACTTGGTTGGTTTGGTTTAACATGAGCAGTTCAAATCAGAATGGTGAGAGGGGACAAGATCTTCAAGAAGGAATGGGGGACTGCATTCAATTCGATGCTCGAAGGGACCACTTGATGGTGGTATGTTTCTATTCCCTTATGTCTATTTTCCACTCCTCACTTCTTCTCTATCTCACCAACCATAACATCCTTGCCTTTTTAACCCTTTTTTAGGTAATGGAAAAGAGATGGAATGAAATAAGTCTTGGCATCCAAGGGATTTTAAATGCAATCTGTGATCAAAATACATGCATCCGGGTATGTCTACAATAGCAACCACATCTGTATTTTGCAATCAAAATTATCACCATGTGTTTATTAAACCATACGATATCACTTTTGTGTAGGGACTTGAGCGTCGTATGGAAGCTATGGAAGATCAATGCCTAGCTATTTCTAAGGACTTGAAACAGGTTCTGACTCTACATGAATCCAACACATCCAACGCATTCTCAAGATTCCAAATGACCCCAAAAGTTGATATGGTTGGAAACAAAAAAAAGGAGGTGCATGTTACACCTCCTTCAAGGATCAAACAAAAAACCACATTAACACCTAAACACCCAAAACAAACTAGGGAAATCCCACCATCGCTTGTGCCCACGAAGGTTATAATGGACATAtcatctgatgatgatgatgctacTCATTATGATGAAGGAGTGAACTTGGCTGACAACCATGTGTCCAGAATGCATATTTCACTACCAAATGTTAAAAAGACCTTCCTACATGAAAAGTACACAACCAAGAAGGTTGTTGGTAGTGCTTTCTGCAGAGTTCAAAGTGCAAAGCCCCATCAAACCCTTGTATGTATTACTTTCATTTTGActtagtatattttttatttcagtgTTGGAAGGTAAAATAATAGACATGAAATGAATATCTACAGGTTAATGTTGTCAACTCTGCTGCACTTCAAGCAAGGAGGTTGTCATTCACTCATTCACCAACTgataatagaaacaaaaaggtTAAGATCGAGTCAGCTTCATCTGTAGATGCTGACATAAAACCTGATCAACAACTACCTGGAAGTAGCAGAAACAAGGATGTTGCTAGGGGAAAGAGACCTGCATGTGATGTACTAAGAAGTGTGTCACCATGTTCTCCTAAGGTTAAACAAGTGTTGGAATTACCTAAACCTTAACTTAACACCtaatttttatgatattatTTAACATTCCATGTTTATGGTGTTTTGTTCACAGAATTCCACAAATTTGTTCATGCCAACTACACAAATGGGTTTGAACACTGACCAAGAAAACCTTGCTGATTATGTGTTCAGCAATACATTGGATCCAAGGTAAAAAAGCTTCCAAATTACAATTCACATTGGACATTGAAATGATTCTAACTTTGGAACAATACTCACACTTACAGCGAAGTTCTATTCCTCATGGGTGAGACTTATGGTACACGTAAGGATTTTCAACGATTGTGTCCAGGTGTCATAGTGGAGAAAGAGGTAACTTAAGGGCTTGCTACAATAGGCATGCCATGAGCTTATGATATTGGCAAGAAAgatattttcataattattgAATAAATCTTAAATAGACAATGATATGCATGAGCTAGATGCCTAACACTATTGTTTTTTAGATTGTGCTGTTCATGGCCTTGAAAATCAATTGGATCCAAAGCTTGACACCTACACCAACAGTGTGGGCTTTTCCACCCTCATTTGTGGTAAGTAATGTAAAAACGTTCAAAGGGGCAAAACCTAGCACACTCACTGAGAAATACCTCAAAGACTCATTAGTAGCCTAAATATTCCTTTTTTCTTTGTAATCTTCCAGGTGGATGTTATGAAAGGGACAAGCCATATCACACTCACTGAGAAATACCTCAAAGACTGGATGCCAGCATTTGATAATCTACACTATGTATGTCACTCAATCAAAGTACTTTTTTGCTTAATCAAAAATTTATTACACATGGGAACACTAACCATGATTATTGTGATTAGGTTTACATTCTCATTGAGGATTGTTGTGGTCTTTGGTACATGGCAGTAATTTCTGTCACAGACCAAATGGTTTACTTCTTGGAATCAGGTTGTATGAGTATGAATGATTTGACAAGAAAAAATACTATCAGGGGATTGGTAAGAAGCTTTATTCAAGTTGGCCCTACTAGAGTAGAACTAACTTCACTTTACACTACATATTCATAACCACATTTTTGTTGGTTTTCCTAGTGTGGAGCAATATCTCAGATTGTTTTCACTCAATACATGACATCAAACAGCCTAACTCAACTTCTTGGAGTGGAAGGATGGGAGATTTCAGTTGTTGATGGGATCAACAATACTTGACCTGGAAGATAGTAAATATCACTTTCAAAATTTCCTTCCTGcaattagttttcttcatgaGGGAATTAACATGaccattttaatttaattacattGTAGTTATAACTCGACAGTTTGGATCCTTCATTGGATGGATATGGAAGATTTTTTCAATCCACACATATGTGTAGAGGTAATTAATACTTTCTTCTCTAAGTCCAAAATATCTATTCCTAAATACTCCATAGTCACTAAACTATGGCCCTGCCCTAAACTATACTATATTTGGTTTTGCCTATGTGATGTAGATTGATGAAGATTCAGTTCGCATGAAGATTTGCATTGGCTTGTTGCAAGGATTACACAACCAGTGCAGAGCAGAATTGCAGATGAAGGCTGAATCCTATTGCAACACAAAAATGTGATTGTCTTTTATGTACTTGGTCCTATGTTTTGTTTATGTCTATGTCTTTTATTTAGTTGGCCCAATGTGTACTTGGCCTTTGTGTTGTCTTTTATGTCCTAAGTGGCCCAATGTGTTCTTGGCCCTTTTATTATTTAGTCCAATTAAGAGCTGATGAGATTAGATAATGCCCAGTCTTTTGGATCCATGTAATCTGGGCATTTATTTTGTAGGAAAGGGTCTTCTTGCTGTTGTATTGGGGCTGTACTTAGTTATTGTAATGCTTTTAATTAAAGGAGGTTCTTGGTTTCAAATCACATGCTCTTATCACTTGCAAAATATTGAATTAGTACGAAGTCTAATTTTGGCAAGCCAATCTCTCACATTTAAGCTCATGAACTCTCACATTTGGACAACAACATCAACATATGACCATCAGAACTAAACATTATCAATTCAATACCAGATTTGGTCGAGAAAACTGATTTATGGACCAAAATTTACCATTACATCAAGCACTATCAAGCACCACATGATTCTCACAAACTGACTTAACTACACTACAATAACAGGCATTGAAAAAAAGGGGAAAATTTATCTTGCATCACCCCCAACCCCATACAACCCATACAAGACTTTATCTTGCGATTCATACTACCAATTAGTCATTCAATTACATTCATCATGCTCAAACCAAGGCAAAATTTAGGCACATTCCATTGCATTCATCATGCACAAATTAAGGGAAAATAAATTAAGTTAAGGGAAAATTTAGGCAAGGACAAAAAACCATAAATCGCAATGCCATGTTTTCAACCATAGATGGGATACGAACCTCTTGTCAAGTTTTCAAACATCTCTTTCCATGTCTTGCATCCTTTTTCACGAATTTTCATCGAGGTCCAGCGAGGTCCAGCCAGAGGGTCTAGCCAACGAAATTGACTCATGCATCGGGTGTCGTCACTTCAAACGAATGTCTGGAAAACCATCTGGGTTGATTTCGAGCTCACCCtaaccctcaccctcaccccatTTTAGAGAGGTGCAACCAGAGGAAACAAGCTCGGGGTCTTTGATTCTGGGCTGGTTCACAAATGGTGATCTGGGTTCCTTCATGCATCATGAGTTCAAGTGTGCATCATGATCTGGGTTGATTGATTTTCATATCTGGCACAAAATCGGTTGATGTCGACCTCCCCTAACTTAAGTTGCAGGTGGGATAACGAATAACGAAGAAGGGAAAGAATGGTGGTTGTTTGATGTGGCCGTTCCGTTACAATACAGGGTAAATTTGCAATTTCACATGAGCCCACTATAGCAATTATGCAGGAGCCTTCTTTTGCAATTTAATTAATTCTGAAGGAGGAAACAACAATTTAAAGGGAAACATACATGGCTAGTACCCGGTAATGCATCACAGCCgttcatttatttaattattatatccaacggttattttagCTCGTGTACGTGTACACCATTTGATCGGTTGTGCACCGTAGCCTTTGCCAAAAGTATATTCATGTATATGCTCATTCAAATGTAGTTCTTCATATCTGTTAATTTTGCAATGCATTGTTGCCTATTGCTATTGTTCTCTAAAATTAGGAGAATCAATAAAAGTATTTGGCTGGGTCCTTTCTACTCTTGAGAATGACCTAATTTGATTACACAATTCTTGCTAGTACTACCAGGAGCTAACTCCATTCTCATCAGTGATCCCAAAGTTTTGCACAAGGGCTAATTAAATAGTCAGATAAATCAACTTACCACACTATAGAAAAACTTGTTTAAAACTGTATTAATTTTACTAATGGCATATTTGGAACCGTGCATGTAAGATTTTAATGAATCCAATAGTCCCCAACACACTGCAAATGAGGCAAATAGGTTCTGCTCATAGTTTGCTTTTGAATGTTCTCAGTGAGCCTTCCTCATATTATTAGAGTATATGCATGTTTGATGACTTATGCTGTGCTGATTACCCAGTAATTCAGTCTCCTTGCTTTTCGTTATTATTAATCGACTACAATGAATAATGATCATAAACAGTAGACACCAAAAATCAAACTTTCTATGGAGACTAAATAATCGGATATCAATTGAAGATAATGTAGATAATGTGATTTTTACAATATACAGCAAGTGAACATTAACAACCAACAATTTACATGAATGTGTTATGCAGCCAGTTCAGCTCTGAGTAAAAGGCTTCATGAGAGGGAGCAGGGCCTGTGTTGAACTAGTTAAGTGGAAGAAGAATAATGCTTGAAAAATCTTAAGAAGCCTTCTTCTGCTTGAACCTTTTTGCAGAAACTATGTACACCAACATATTTAAGAAGCTAAGTCCAGCTAAAAGCCAGAAAAAGTAATCAAGATGACCTTTGTTCAAGTTATCTGGAATCCACCCAGGATTTCCACCTTGTGTAGTGAAGTAAGTTACTATAGTAAGAATGAAAGAGCTCAAGTAATTCCCCAATGAAAAATTAATGAGTGACAGCGCGCTACATAAAGTCCGCATAGAATCTGGAGATTGGTCATAGAAGAACTCAAGCTGCCCAATGAGTGTGAATACCTCTGCTGCGCCTAATAAGAAATATTGAGGTATTTGCCAGAACACACTAAAAGGGACAGAAACAGGTTTATCCACAAGGTCAAGCTCTCTGGCAAGTTGCAGGCGCGCAATTTCCACGACAGCAGCTGATGACATGCATAGGACAGAAATAAAATGGCCAATTCCCATTCTCTGAAACACTGAAAAGCCACTTTCCTTGCTTGTAAATTTCCTTGCAATAGGAACAAGGATCCTGTCATATACAGGAACCCACAAAACAACACTCATCACGTCAAAAGTTGCGAGGGAAGCTGGTGGTAAGTTGAAGGAACCAATACTTGTGTCCATCATCATTCCTTGTTCCACAAACAATGTTGACATCTGGGCATAAACAGCAGCAAAAACAATTCCAGTAGCCCAAATTGGTAACACGCGGATCAAGATTTTCAATTCCTCTACCTGTGTCACGGTGCAAAGCCTCCATGGATTAGTATAGTCACCACTTCTGCTCTCGGAATCAGACACTATAGCTGCTCTATCAAGAAACCTTCatttaaacaaaaatgaaaagtcTATCTAATTTGTAACTGGCCAGTTAGAACCTAACATATACAATTCTACAGAAGCAACATAAGAGCAGGGCTCAGATCACATTTTTCCCATAAACAACCAATTCCCAATTTGGTATTAAACAAATTGCATATTAAAAAGAATGAGATAGAATGTCAACATACAACAGATAATGCTTTGCCATATATTGAGACAATTAATAAAGCTAATAACACTACTACATAAAACTCCATGTAAAGACAAATACCTCAGATCATCAATATGCATCAGTTTGCGACTCCCTTTGTTTTCAAGTCTCTTGTTCGGCGCCTCATACAGGAGACTACTATCATCGGGGACAACCAGATTCCGCTTCCGGATTGATGCTAACACAACCTGGGACACTCTTGTAACAGGGCTTCCCCAGGGTTTTTGAAACCTGTAGAGAGGTGTGCCTAAACATAAGCTTCCAATAGCTATTCCCATAAAAAAAGCAGGAATGCCAAATCCAAGACCCCATCCTGCATTATCTTGAACCCACACAATGAAGCTGCATGATACCACAGCACCTAAGTCGATCGAAAAGTAAAACCAGTTGAAAAAGGAAGCCTTCCCTATCCTTTCATTGGGATCAGTATCATCAAACTGATCTGCCCCAAAACATGACACACATGATTTTACACCACCAGTTCCAAGTGCAATTACATAGAGAGCAAAGTATAACACAGCATATTGTGCTGGAGTAGCTGATGGGCAGGCAGAACCAAAACATTCAGCTGGCTTCAAAGCTGGAAGAGATGCAGAAAGAGTCAACACACACAACCCCTGCATGAAACAGCCATATCACATGGCACTTGTTAGAAAAAATGCGAGGACAATCAAAACCAAGGCATATATGTAATTATGAGCTTGTTTGGTTCTGCTTTTGTGAATCACACAATCTGTTAGGTTAGGAAATAACCCAACagcataaaaaaaaagagaagagatgATAAACGAAAACAATACAAATTGATTCAAATATGAAGGAGAATCTTATTTCCAAGGGTGAAACCATTCCAAGGGTAAATCCCTTTGCAAACTCTAATGCACAAATCATGCTCTTACCTAAGGAGAcactcctatttataataaactAACCCTACTAAAGAAATAAAGATAGAGTTAAAGATAGAGATAGACTACCAATTAACAGATAAAAATAAACCAAATAAACTAAACTCAGGTCCACAAGTCAATCAGACCCAATATTTAGAACCCTAACATAATCACTTTCaggaaaaaatacaaaatatggTGTGATGCCTGAGGTCAGCGAGGGTAGAGAGTGATCACCGATGCAATGAGAAGGCACAGACAAAGAGCAGCTTCTAGGCGGAAGGAAACATGACTGAACCTAGTTGGCACCAGAACGCGAGATAAGTATAGGTATGAGCCTATACAGTTAAGGAGGACTTTTGATaagtactacccataacaacaagatgcattttcttttcttgtgCTCAGT
This window harbors:
- the LOC130712027 gene encoding protein NRT1/ PTR FAMILY 8.3-like, translating into MGSSVNELLFLEEPLLQDEGDSQYTGDGSVDIRGRPVLKQNTGNWKACPFILGNECCERLAFFGIATNLVTYLTTKLHQENVSAARNVSIWQGTCYLTPLIAAVLADGYWGRYWTIAVFSMIYVLGLCVLTLSASLPALKPAECFGSACPSATPAQYAVLYFALYVIALGTGGVKSCVSCFGADQFDDTDPNERIGKASFFNWFYFSIDLGAVVSCSFIVWVQDNAGWGLGFGIPAFFMGIAIGSLCLGTPLYRFQKPWGSPVTRVSQVVLASIRKRNLVVPDDSSLLYEAPNKRLENKGSRKLMHIDDLRFLDRAAIVSDSESRSGDYTNPWRLCTVTQVEELKILIRVLPIWATGIVFAAVYAQMSTLFVEQGMMMDTSIGSFNLPPASLATFDVMSVVLWVPVYDRILVPIARKFTSKESGFSVFQRMGIGHFISVLCMSSAAVVEIARLQLARELDLVDKPVSVPFSVFWQIPQYFLLGAAEVFTLIGQLEFFYDQSPDSMRTLCSALSLINFSLGNYLSSFILTIVTYFTTQGGNPGWIPDNLNKGHLDYFFWLLAGLSFLNMLVYIVSAKRFKQKKAS